AATTGAAGAATATGAACAAGAAAGTAATCATTCccatattttaaaaaaagtgTATTTTGGAAAATGTATTGCTCTTCGTAGAAATcaatatatgaataatataaataaattaaaaaatgatcataaaataattgGAAAACCAAAAATAGCTTGGTGGACCTCATATGCATTAAATAAAAGACCAATATTAGGACCGACTACAACAGATAATGATTTAGCATTTATTATGTGTAATATAgcaaaaataaaaaaaggtGATATTGTATTAGATCCTTTTGTTGGTTCAGGTGGTTTATTAATAACAAGTTCCATTTTTGGTGCTATATGTATTGGTAATGATATTGATATAAGATTATTAAAAGGATATAAATTATCTTATTTAAATCCTCATATGAAGcataaaagtaataataaatcaatatttgaaaattttttatattataatttaaatataccAGAAATTATTGTATCTGATAATTCAAATCCTACTTGGAACTTTTTTCATAAGCCATGGGTTGATGCTATAATTACAGATCCACCATATGGAAATAGAGCAACTGTAAGGATATgtgtaaataataatgtagaAATGAATAATCTGCAAAATAAGGATATATTACCTATATCTGTAGAAAATGAACAAAgtataaatgaatataataataataatcataataatttttgtagtaatgaagaaaaattaaaaaagaaagaaaaaaacatttCAAATGCAAAAActattacatataattgTACTTCAGCTGTAAaagatttattaaatattgCCTCAAATGTTCTAGTTGATAATGGTATGTTAGTTTTTTTGTTTCCTGTACAATTAGATACAATAcaagaagaaataaatattttaaaacattctgatttttatttaatttcttATGATTTGCAAACATTTACTCCTATCACAGGAAGACTAATAGTATCCATGCAGAGAAAGGCAAGAAATGTATAATTGAGTAATGTCAATTTATGCTCTTATgtgtaatttttttataattaaatataaattcatatgaaaagggaaaaatatatatatatatatatatatatatatatatatatatatatatgtatgtatgtatgtgttattattttatttttttgaattaaatatataattatttttcaatcacataaaaaatatatatatgtaatatttttatttcttgATTTTGTAATATGTGCTATAaagattattatatatataaatatgcattaaaaaaggaatatttcctttttattttacacaaaataattatgaattattatatatatttatattaatattttttttttctgttttttaataaataagaaattacatatatatatatatatatatatattgtatttttttaaaccgctttaatttctttttcgcacataatataattgtGTGTCATGCTTTaaattttgtataattcataaaataaaataaaaaaagttcCTTATAAGGaatcaatattttttttagtgttttaaaataaaaatatgaatttattatattatcataaaacttataaaattttatttcatttttcattccaataatatttaatcgttttatttttttatgttcttttacaaacaaaaaaaaggaaaaaaaaaaaaaaaacgaaataaataaataca
The genomic region above belongs to Plasmodium reichenowi strain SY57 chromosome 13, whole genome shotgun sequence and contains:
- a CDS encoding tRNA guanosine-2'-O-methyltransferase, putative gives rise to the protein MPYLIWFSSHNKYDDCKISELNALLEIYGYGKKEYDKKGKEKGKEKEKENDREKNEGYNMNQIELFETVKKSCDRKNREWEEKFNISRMITNKFRNEVFLKINISEEDLWVNVISRSVLIKGVIELWSEGNSYNEILKELLLKKDLFEKTLKDKKWCFCFNSYGKIINQEEKVDKMNFFKILLEPYTNIDLMNPQVQIGLIEEYEQESNHSHILKKVYFGKCIALRRNQYMNNINKLKNDHKIIGKPKIAWWTSYALNKRPILGPTTTDNDLAFIMCNIAKIKKGDIVLDPFVGSGGLLITSSIFGAICIGNDIDIRLLKGYKLSYLNPHMKHKSNNKSIFENFLYYNLNIPEIIVSDNSNPTWNFFHKPWVDAIITDPPYGNRATVRICVNNNVEMNNLQNKDILPISVENEQSINEYNNNNHNNFCSNEEKLKKKEKNISNAKTITYNCTSAVKDLLNIASNVLVDNGMLVFLFPVQLDTIQEEINILKHSDFYLISYDLQTFTPITGRLIVSMQRKARNV